The Zonotrichia leucophrys gambelii isolate GWCS_2022_RI chromosome 20, RI_Zleu_2.0, whole genome shotgun sequence genome contains a region encoding:
- the ASIP gene encoding agouti-signaling protein has product MTMEFFLSTMARKNLFLSLLLCYSLFRAAHSHLVIEEKTECNVSRRSKMDLSDLPPISIVDLTRKSQKVSRKEAEIKKSSKKTAKRKISPKPRPPPAANCVPTFKTCKPHLNSCCHYCAFCKCRIFQTICQCLMLNPKC; this is encoded by the exons ATGACAATGGAATTTTTCCTCTCCACGATGGCGAGAAAGAACCTcttcctcagcctcctgctctgctaCAGCCTGTTCAGGGCTGCTCATTCCCACTTGGTCATTGAGGAGAAGACAGAGTGCAACGTGTCCAGGAGGAGCAAAATGGACCTCTCAGATCTTCCACCCATCTCCATAGTAG ATTTAACTAGAAAATCCCAGAAAGTCAGCAGGAAAGAGGCAGAGATCAAGAAATCTTCCAAG AAAACCGCTAAACGCAAGATATCTCCAAAGCCAAGGCCCCCACCTGCTGCTAACTGTGTGCCAACCTTCAAAACCTGCAAGCCACACTTGAATTCCTGCTGTCACTACTGTGCTTTTTGCAAATGCAGAATCTTCCAGACCATCTGCCAGTGCCTGATGTTAAACCCCAAGTGTTAA